One Solea senegalensis isolate Sse05_10M linkage group LG3, IFAPA_SoseM_1, whole genome shotgun sequence genomic window carries:
- the brms1 gene encoding breast cancer metastasis-suppressor 1 isoform X4: MPAQPPVAQPEEEMEAEGESQLPQANGELEELREHEGRGGEGGEESMEERDSDLDESEDEEEGEEEEEEEEEEESSEMDDEDCERRRGECLDEMLDLEKQFHDLKEKLFRERLNQVKVKLDEVLTGQAGEYREPLAALQNSMQIQTHVAGVYREICLQMIKHKHECEVQGARQHLESERTLLLDAMKTELLEKIRRLEEDRQNIDLTSEWSDEMKGKKCKRKNLFGRTERKKKVALVSGPFIVYMLRDIDILEDWTAIKKAKAALSPLKIKAEKR; this comes from the exons ATGCCTGCACAGCCTCCTGTGGCGCAgccagaggaggagatggaggcagaaggaGAGTCACAACTCCCTCAGGCTAATGGAGAGTTAGAGGAACTGAGAGAACATGAAGGTAGAGGaggtgaaggtggagaggagagcatggaggagagagacagtgacttAGATGAGAgtgaagacgaagaagaaggagaagaggaggaggaggaggaagaagaagaagagagttcGG AGATGGATGATGAAGACTGCGAGCGAAGGAGAGGGGAATGTCTCGATGAGATGCTCGATCTTGAAAAACAATTCCACGACCTGAAGGAGAA GTTGTTCCGGGAGCGGCTGAACCAGGTGAAGGTGAAGCTGGACGAGGTGTTGACAGGGCAGGCTGGAGAATACAGAGAACCACTGGCTGCACTACAGAACAGCATGCAGATACAAACACACGTGGCTG gAGTGTACAGAGAAATTTGTCTGCAGATGATCAAACACAAGCATGAGTGTGAAGTGCAAGGAGCAAGGCAGCACCtggag AGCGAGCGCACATTACTGTTAGATGCCATGAAGACTGAGCTGCTGGAGAAGATTCGGAGActggaggaggacagacagaatATAGACCTCAcctcag aGTGGAGCGATGAGATGAAGGGCAAGAAGTGTAAAAGAAAGAATCTCTTTGGTcgcacagagagaaaaaagaaagtagcTCTGGtctcag GACCTTTCATCGTCTACATGTTGAGAGACATCGACATCCTTGAGGACTGGACTGCCATAAAGAAG GCAAAGGCAGCACTGTCGCCACTGAAAATTAAAGCTGAAA AGCGGTGA
- the brms1 gene encoding breast cancer metastasis-suppressor 1 isoform X1: protein MPAQPPVAQPEEEMEAEGESQLPQANGELEELREHEGRGGEGGEESMEERDSDLDESEDEEEGEEEEEEEEEEESSEMDDEDCERRRGECLDEMLDLEKQFHDLKEKLFRERLNQVKVKLDEVLTGQAGEYREPLAALQNSMQIQTHVAGVYREICLQMIKHKHECEVQGARQHLESERTLLLDAMKTELLEKIRRLEEDRQNIDLTSEWSDEMKGKKCKRKNLFGRTERKKKVALVSGPFIVYMLRDIDILEDWTAIKKVMAIFPLSLGSLGHALGVICGKLGLNLLWSLRFITCVRHILNSRRIKGKIRNLVFALLT from the exons ATGCCTGCACAGCCTCCTGTGGCGCAgccagaggaggagatggaggcagaaggaGAGTCACAACTCCCTCAGGCTAATGGAGAGTTAGAGGAACTGAGAGAACATGAAGGTAGAGGaggtgaaggtggagaggagagcatggaggagagagacagtgacttAGATGAGAgtgaagacgaagaagaaggagaagaggaggaggaggaggaagaagaagaagagagttcGG AGATGGATGATGAAGACTGCGAGCGAAGGAGAGGGGAATGTCTCGATGAGATGCTCGATCTTGAAAAACAATTCCACGACCTGAAGGAGAA GTTGTTCCGGGAGCGGCTGAACCAGGTGAAGGTGAAGCTGGACGAGGTGTTGACAGGGCAGGCTGGAGAATACAGAGAACCACTGGCTGCACTACAGAACAGCATGCAGATACAAACACACGTGGCTG gAGTGTACAGAGAAATTTGTCTGCAGATGATCAAACACAAGCATGAGTGTGAAGTGCAAGGAGCAAGGCAGCACCtggag AGCGAGCGCACATTACTGTTAGATGCCATGAAGACTGAGCTGCTGGAGAAGATTCGGAGActggaggaggacagacagaatATAGACCTCAcctcag aGTGGAGCGATGAGATGAAGGGCAAGAAGTGTAAAAGAAAGAATCTCTTTGGTcgcacagagagaaaaaagaaagtagcTCTGGtctcag GACCTTTCATCGTCTACATGTTGAGAGACATCGACATCCTTGAGGACTGGACTGCCATAAAGAAGGTAATGGCtatttttccactttctctCGGCTCACTCGGACATGCACTCGGGGTAATATGCGGAAAACTGGGTCTGAACTTGCTCTGGAGTTTGCGCTTCATCACCTGCGTGAGACACATTCTCAACAGCAGGAGGATCAAAGGGAAGATCCGTAATCTGGTGTTTGCCCTACTCACATAA
- the brms1 gene encoding breast cancer metastasis-suppressor 1 isoform X3: MPAQPPVAQPEEEMEAEGESQLPQANGELEELREHEGRGGEGGEESMEERDSDLDESEDEEEGEEEEEEEEEEESSEMDDEDCERRRGECLDEMLDLEKQFHDLKEKLFRERLNQVKVKLDEVLTGQAGEYREPLAALQNSMQIQTHVAGVYREICLQMIKHKHECEVQGARQHLESERTLLLDAMKTELLEKIRRLEEDRQNIDLTSEWSDEMKGKKCKRKNLFGRTERKKKVALVSGPFIVYMLRDIDILEDWTAIKKAKAALSPLKIKAEICLSER; this comes from the exons ATGCCTGCACAGCCTCCTGTGGCGCAgccagaggaggagatggaggcagaaggaGAGTCACAACTCCCTCAGGCTAATGGAGAGTTAGAGGAACTGAGAGAACATGAAGGTAGAGGaggtgaaggtggagaggagagcatggaggagagagacagtgacttAGATGAGAgtgaagacgaagaagaaggagaagaggaggaggaggaggaagaagaagaagagagttcGG AGATGGATGATGAAGACTGCGAGCGAAGGAGAGGGGAATGTCTCGATGAGATGCTCGATCTTGAAAAACAATTCCACGACCTGAAGGAGAA GTTGTTCCGGGAGCGGCTGAACCAGGTGAAGGTGAAGCTGGACGAGGTGTTGACAGGGCAGGCTGGAGAATACAGAGAACCACTGGCTGCACTACAGAACAGCATGCAGATACAAACACACGTGGCTG gAGTGTACAGAGAAATTTGTCTGCAGATGATCAAACACAAGCATGAGTGTGAAGTGCAAGGAGCAAGGCAGCACCtggag AGCGAGCGCACATTACTGTTAGATGCCATGAAGACTGAGCTGCTGGAGAAGATTCGGAGActggaggaggacagacagaatATAGACCTCAcctcag aGTGGAGCGATGAGATGAAGGGCAAGAAGTGTAAAAGAAAGAATCTCTTTGGTcgcacagagagaaaaaagaaagtagcTCTGGtctcag GACCTTTCATCGTCTACATGTTGAGAGACATCGACATCCTTGAGGACTGGACTGCCATAAAGAAG GCAAAGGCAGCACTGTCGCCACTGAAAATTAAAGCTGAAA tttgtCTTTCAGAGCGGTGA
- the brms1 gene encoding breast cancer metastasis-suppressor 1 isoform X2 produces MPAQPPVAQPEEEMEAEGESQLPQANGELEELREHEGRGGEGGEESMEERDSDLDESEDEEEGEEEEEEEEEEESSEMDDEDCERRRGECLDEMLDLEKQFHDLKEKLFRERLNQVKVKLDEVLTGQAGEYREPLAALQNSMQIQTHVAGVYREICLQMIKHKHECEVQGARQHLESERTLLLDAMKTELLEKIRRLEEDRQNIDLTSEWSDEMKGKKCKRKNLFGRTERKKKVALVSGPFIVYMLRDIDILEDWTAIKKAKAALSPLKIKAESKSATLLRSSTL; encoded by the exons ATGCCTGCACAGCCTCCTGTGGCGCAgccagaggaggagatggaggcagaaggaGAGTCACAACTCCCTCAGGCTAATGGAGAGTTAGAGGAACTGAGAGAACATGAAGGTAGAGGaggtgaaggtggagaggagagcatggaggagagagacagtgacttAGATGAGAgtgaagacgaagaagaaggagaagaggaggaggaggaggaagaagaagaagagagttcGG AGATGGATGATGAAGACTGCGAGCGAAGGAGAGGGGAATGTCTCGATGAGATGCTCGATCTTGAAAAACAATTCCACGACCTGAAGGAGAA GTTGTTCCGGGAGCGGCTGAACCAGGTGAAGGTGAAGCTGGACGAGGTGTTGACAGGGCAGGCTGGAGAATACAGAGAACCACTGGCTGCACTACAGAACAGCATGCAGATACAAACACACGTGGCTG gAGTGTACAGAGAAATTTGTCTGCAGATGATCAAACACAAGCATGAGTGTGAAGTGCAAGGAGCAAGGCAGCACCtggag AGCGAGCGCACATTACTGTTAGATGCCATGAAGACTGAGCTGCTGGAGAAGATTCGGAGActggaggaggacagacagaatATAGACCTCAcctcag aGTGGAGCGATGAGATGAAGGGCAAGAAGTGTAAAAGAAAGAATCTCTTTGGTcgcacagagagaaaaaagaaagtagcTCTGGtctcag GACCTTTCATCGTCTACATGTTGAGAGACATCGACATCCTTGAGGACTGGACTGCCATAAAGAAG GCAAAGGCAGCACTGTCGCCACTGAAAATTAAAGCTGAAAGTAAGTCCGCCACTCTCCTCCGTTCTTCTACATTATAA